Proteins from a genomic interval of Desulfobacterales bacterium:
- a CDS encoding TolC family protein: MARYLVLTVIFLLLGLQALPAAAVSLKEAVALAMANNHRIIAGRDLLAATNEEIAIARSHLLPSVRFEERFMRTSNPTYGFMAKLNQERFTARDFAIPALNDPRPINDFQGSITLEQPLYAPAAQLGLAMSKEAHAGQRRELKRTMQTVAMDTARAYLMALTAREYVTVAEKGRQDAAEHLRIAELRFKNGLGLYSDTLRAATALTRAEQQMVSVRKNLAVARRSLGLLTGSEDSLEVTSAGVLDLPLRELSFYQEAARSRDDIKAMEHQRTNAENGIKLARTGFLPTVGVGSSYQINDHTSPFQGEGNSWQLMARLKWNLFSGNRTTHEQQKAHHQLAATREYLAGLKKAASFQVYEAYLAVEESRKIREMARAALASAEEGSRLVAIRYENSLSPMVDLLDAQVSLDQARANAVARTLEYELARIRLGYESGTILADLQIEENLEANK; the protein is encoded by the coding sequence ATGGCGCGATACCTCGTATTGACGGTTATTTTTCTATTGCTGGGTCTGCAGGCACTACCTGCCGCGGCCGTCAGCCTCAAGGAGGCGGTGGCCCTGGCCATGGCCAATAATCATCGGATTATTGCCGGCCGGGACCTGCTGGCCGCCACCAATGAAGAGATTGCCATTGCCAGGAGTCATCTCTTGCCCAGCGTACGATTCGAGGAGCGGTTCATGCGCACCTCCAATCCCACCTACGGATTCATGGCCAAGCTCAACCAGGAGCGGTTCACGGCCCGGGATTTCGCCATCCCGGCCCTGAATGATCCCCGGCCGATCAATGATTTCCAGGGCTCCATTACCCTGGAGCAGCCGCTCTATGCCCCGGCCGCCCAACTGGGGCTGGCAATGAGTAAAGAGGCCCATGCCGGCCAACGCCGGGAACTCAAGCGGACCATGCAGACCGTGGCCATGGATACGGCCCGGGCCTATCTGATGGCGCTCACGGCCCGGGAATATGTAACAGTGGCGGAAAAAGGCCGGCAGGACGCGGCCGAGCATCTCCGGATAGCCGAACTTCGTTTTAAGAACGGCCTGGGTCTTTATTCAGATACCCTCCGGGCCGCCACCGCGCTGACCAGGGCTGAGCAGCAAATGGTCAGCGTTCGCAAGAATCTGGCGGTGGCCCGCCGTTCCCTGGGACTGCTCACCGGCAGCGAAGACTCCCTGGAGGTGACCTCGGCCGGGGTATTGGATCTGCCGCTCCGCGAGTTGAGCTTCTACCAGGAGGCAGCCCGCAGCCGGGATGATATCAAGGCCATGGAGCACCAGCGAACCAATGCTGAAAACGGGATCAAGCTGGCCAGGACCGGTTTTTTGCCCACAGTGGGAGTGGGTTCTTCCTATCAGATAAACGACCATACCTCCCCGTTTCAGGGCGAGGGCAACAGCTGGCAGTTGATGGCCCGGCTCAAGTGGAACCTGTTCAGCGGCAATAGAACAACCCATGAACAACAAAAGGCCCACCATCAGCTGGCCGCCACCCGGGAGTATCTGGCCGGTCTGAAAAAGGCGGCCTCCTTCCAGGTATACGAGGCCTACCTGGCAGTGGAGGAAAGCCGCAAGATACGCGAGATGGCCCGGGCAGCGTTGGCCTCGGCCGAGGAGGGCAGCCGGCTGGTCGCCATCCGGTACGAGAACTCGCTCTCGCCGATGGTGGATCTCCTTGACGCCCAGGTCAGCCTGGACCAGGCCCGGGCCAATGCGGTTGCCCGGACCCTGGAGTATGAACTGGCCCGTATCCGGCTGGGATATGAGAGTGGAACGATTTTAGCGGATCTGCAAATAGAAGAGAATCTGGAGGCGAACAAATGA